A stretch of the Arthrobacter sp. PAMC 25486 genome encodes the following:
- a CDS encoding ABC transporter ATP-binding protein, with amino-acid sequence MLEVHNLTRRFGDRTVLDDVSFSVPAEGMTGFVGANGAGKTTTMRIIMGVLKSHSGSVVFNGTAITGQDRARFGYMPEERGLYPKQPVLDQLQYLGQLHGMSRSDSRREALELLERFGIADRTKDKLESLSLGNQQRVQVAASLMHHPIALILDEPFSGLDPLAVDSMTSLLAERASAGVPILFSSHQLDLIDQLCDNLVVLANGTIVASGSAEDLRNRAGSRHVVVTPPDAGWLREQPNVRVIDVAGPRALVEFPDQASAQSLLRRALERGDVTEFAPQRPSLATIYREVIQ; translated from the coding sequence GTGCTAGAAGTACACAACCTCACCCGCCGATTTGGCGACCGAACCGTCCTGGACGACGTATCGTTCTCGGTTCCGGCCGAGGGCATGACTGGTTTTGTCGGGGCCAACGGCGCCGGAAAAACCACCACGATGCGCATCATCATGGGTGTCCTCAAATCACATTCCGGTTCGGTCGTATTCAACGGAACTGCCATCACCGGCCAGGACCGGGCACGCTTTGGGTACATGCCTGAAGAACGCGGGCTCTATCCCAAACAGCCCGTCCTGGACCAACTGCAATACTTGGGCCAACTACACGGCATGAGCCGCAGCGACTCCCGCAGGGAAGCCTTGGAACTGCTTGAACGGTTCGGCATTGCGGACCGGACCAAGGACAAGCTTGAGTCGCTCTCGCTGGGCAATCAGCAACGGGTGCAGGTGGCCGCTTCACTCATGCACCACCCCATCGCATTGATTCTCGATGAACCGTTTTCCGGGCTCGACCCGCTAGCGGTGGATTCCATGACATCCCTGCTCGCAGAGCGCGCCTCCGCCGGTGTGCCCATCCTGTTCTCCAGCCATCAGCTGGATTTGATCGACCAGCTCTGCGACAACCTGGTGGTGCTCGCCAATGGCACGATTGTCGCCTCCGGCTCCGCCGAGGACCTCCGCAACCGGGCCGGCTCCAGGCATGTGGTGGTGACACCGCCGGACGCAGGATGGCTGCGCGAGCAACCAAATGTGCGTGTCATTGACGTTGCGGGTCCGCGTGCCCTGGTTGAGTTCCCCGACCAGGCCAGTGCCCAAAGCCTCCTTCGCAGGGCCCTGGAGCGCGGCGACGTGACTGAGTTTGCCCCGCAGCGCCCCTCCCTGGCCACCATCTACCGTGAGGTCATCCAATGA
- a CDS encoding ABC transporter permease codes for MSTTLQGTPPATETTTTATAPWLIVTMREVTVKVRDKSFIISTLVTLALIVGSVVISGFLAGKTTTATIGFAGGSSSATLVSSANDLALEQSQSIELVPATFSNGGQALAALREGDVDLVLVPSPGGYSLTGLKDVPGSVEKLLADAAGSEALARNAGQLGVDVETLTAGSTITSVLLEGSQERNSMAQAMAFIFSFLFYMSAMIFGMPIANSVVEEKQNRVVEILATAIPIRQLLTGKILGNLILAMGQLCIFVGVGLLALTLVPTEIPFLTVLIATSGWFLAFFLAGFLFLAAIWAALGAMASRVEDLQQSTGPVIGVLVAVLFIGIYAKGSFLLVASYIPVISSVAMPIRLLSSDVRLWEPLASLAIAVAAAWAMVLLGERIYRRAIMATGGALSWRKALKLED; via the coding sequence ATGAGCACCACCTTGCAAGGCACACCCCCGGCCACGGAAACCACCACGACGGCAACAGCCCCTTGGCTGATCGTGACAATGCGTGAAGTCACTGTGAAAGTCCGGGACAAATCCTTTATCATCTCCACGCTCGTCACGTTGGCATTGATCGTTGGCTCCGTGGTGATCTCCGGGTTTTTGGCTGGCAAGACCACCACCGCAACCATCGGGTTCGCTGGCGGAAGCAGCTCTGCGACGCTGGTCTCGTCCGCAAATGACCTGGCACTGGAGCAGTCCCAAAGCATAGAGCTGGTACCGGCCACCTTCAGCAACGGCGGACAGGCCCTGGCGGCTCTACGGGAGGGCGACGTTGACCTGGTTCTCGTCCCCAGCCCCGGTGGATACAGCCTCACCGGGCTCAAGGATGTGCCGGGGTCCGTAGAGAAGCTCCTTGCCGACGCGGCCGGCAGCGAGGCACTGGCCCGCAATGCCGGGCAGCTCGGCGTGGATGTGGAAACACTGACAGCGGGATCCACCATCACTTCGGTGCTCCTCGAGGGCAGCCAGGAGCGCAATTCAATGGCTCAGGCCATGGCGTTCATTTTTTCCTTCCTCTTCTACATGTCAGCGATGATCTTCGGTATGCCGATCGCCAACTCAGTGGTCGAGGAAAAACAAAACCGTGTCGTGGAAATTCTGGCGACCGCCATCCCCATCCGCCAGCTTCTGACCGGAAAGATACTGGGCAACCTGATTCTTGCCATGGGCCAACTGTGCATTTTCGTTGGTGTCGGCTTGTTGGCGCTGACCCTGGTGCCCACAGAGATCCCTTTCCTGACCGTGCTCATTGCAACATCTGGATGGTTCCTGGCCTTCTTCCTGGCGGGCTTCCTGTTTCTGGCCGCCATCTGGGCTGCACTCGGCGCGATGGCATCGCGGGTCGAGGACCTGCAGCAGTCCACTGGCCCCGTCATCGGCGTGCTTGTTGCAGTGTTGTTCATCGGGATCTACGCCAAGGGCAGCTTTCTCCTCGTCGCTTCATATATTCCAGTCATTTCCTCGGTGGCCATGCCCATCCGGTTGCTGAGCAGTGACGTTCGCCTGTGGGAGCCCCTGGCATCGTTGGCCATTGCAGTTGCCGCGGCCTGGGCCATGGTGCTGTTGGGGGAACGCATCTATCGCCGGGCCATCATGGCGACTGGCGGCGCTCTATCATGGCGAAAGGCCCTGAAACTCGAGGACTGA
- a CDS encoding sensor histidine kinase yields MTNSLAPARQKSWFILRPATWHQIGADLAYILPGFFVSLASFTALVTLFSLGVSTLVIWVGLPVLVACLATARWFASVNRAALRRWAGEIPPVHYREPHKNTVGGMFKNLADPQLWKDFTHGFLVAFPLRTFTFCFSISWLAAIVGGLTKWFWRIYLPEDGTELASILGIDSRLNMSAGDAETLLEVVIAVVFLLALPFVTHLLATADAATTRALLTNETAALRARSEELAASRAQVVSEEASTLRKIERDLHDGPQQRLIRLQMDVAAAQRQMDSNPEAARELMDGALEQSREALTELRQLSRGIAPPLLTDRGLRAAVESLAGKSAVPATVAGNLQHGARLAESAENAAYFVVSEALANVSKHSGANQAAINVAAHPTELLIEVMDDGGGGAHVGKGHGLAGLVDRLAGVDGSLEIISPDGGPTSLRASIPLRG; encoded by the coding sequence ATGACCAACTCCCTAGCACCCGCCCGGCAAAAGTCGTGGTTTATCCTGCGCCCCGCGACGTGGCACCAGATCGGCGCCGACCTGGCGTACATCCTGCCCGGCTTCTTCGTTTCCCTTGCCTCGTTCACGGCGCTTGTCACCTTGTTCTCGCTGGGGGTGTCCACTCTCGTCATTTGGGTGGGGCTGCCCGTGCTGGTGGCCTGTCTGGCCACGGCGCGTTGGTTTGCCAGCGTCAACCGTGCTGCGCTACGCCGCTGGGCAGGGGAAATCCCGCCAGTGCACTACAGGGAGCCGCACAAAAACACTGTCGGCGGGATGTTCAAAAATCTTGCCGACCCGCAGTTGTGGAAGGATTTCACCCACGGTTTCCTGGTCGCTTTTCCGCTGCGCACTTTTACTTTTTGTTTCAGCATTTCCTGGCTGGCTGCCATTGTCGGCGGCCTAACCAAATGGTTTTGGCGCATCTATCTGCCCGAGGACGGCACTGAACTAGCATCCATTTTGGGCATTGACAGCCGGCTCAACATGAGCGCCGGCGATGCCGAAACTCTTCTGGAAGTGGTCATCGCAGTCGTCTTCCTCCTTGCCCTCCCGTTCGTCACCCATCTCCTCGCCACCGCCGACGCCGCCACCACCCGAGCCCTCCTCACCAACGAAACCGCCGCCCTGCGTGCCCGCAGCGAGGAGTTGGCTGCGAGCCGTGCCCAGGTGGTTTCGGAGGAAGCCAGCACGCTGCGTAAGATCGAGCGCGATCTGCACGACGGCCCGCAGCAGCGCCTCATCCGGCTGCAGATGGACGTCGCCGCGGCTCAGCGGCAAATGGACAGTAACCCGGAAGCCGCCCGCGAGCTCATGGACGGCGCGCTGGAGCAAAGTCGAGAGGCCCTAACCGAGCTGCGCCAGCTGTCCCGCGGCATCGCCCCGCCGCTGCTCACCGACAGGGGGCTGCGGGCGGCCGTAGAGTCGCTGGCCGGGAAGTCGGCAGTCCCCGCAACTGTCGCCGGCAACCTCCAACACGGAGCCCGGCTTGCCGAGAGTGCCGAGAATGCCGCCTACTTTGTTGTCTCCGAAGCCCTGGCCAACGTCTCGAAGCATTCGGGAGCCAACCAGGCCGCCATCAATGTGGCTGCGCATCCCACCGAGCTGCTCATCGAGGTGATGGACGACGGCGGTGGCGGCGCCCATGTGGGCAAGGGCCACGGTCTGGCCGGCCTCGTCGACAGGCTCGCCGGCGTGGACGGCTCGCTGGAAATCATCAGCCCCGACGGCGGACCCACTTCCCTGCGCGCCAGCATCCCACTGCGTGGCTGA
- a CDS encoding response regulator: MRVVLAEDSVLLREGLVRLLEEIGAEVCAAVGDGVELFKAVDEHVPDLLITDVRMPPSHRDEGLRAALDVRRKHPSVAIMVLSQYVELSYASELLAGAATGAGLGYLLKDRVARFEDFTDAVRRVTTGNTVIDPEVVSALLGNRSAADPLNALSPRESEVLELMAQGLTNAGIARALVVSGGAVEKHISSIFSKLSLQQTPTDHRRVLAVLQFLQNRRQPGRT, encoded by the coding sequence ATGCGTGTTGTTTTAGCTGAAGATTCCGTGCTGCTCCGTGAGGGCCTTGTCCGCCTGCTCGAGGAGATCGGTGCCGAGGTGTGCGCGGCGGTGGGTGACGGCGTCGAACTTTTCAAAGCGGTGGATGAGCATGTCCCGGACCTGCTCATCACGGATGTGCGGATGCCGCCCTCTCACCGAGACGAAGGCCTGAGGGCTGCCCTCGACGTCCGAAGGAAGCATCCGTCGGTAGCCATCATGGTGCTCTCGCAATATGTGGAGTTGAGCTATGCGAGCGAACTGCTGGCGGGCGCCGCAACAGGCGCTGGGCTGGGCTACCTACTGAAGGACCGGGTTGCCCGCTTTGAGGATTTCACCGACGCCGTCCGCCGCGTCACCACGGGAAACACCGTGATTGACCCGGAGGTCGTCAGCGCTTTGCTCGGCAACCGGAGCGCCGCCGATCCCTTGAACGCACTCAGCCCACGCGAGTCGGAGGTCCTTGAGCTGATGGCCCAGGGGCTCACGAATGCAGGCATTGCCAGGGCGCTCGTGGTCAGCGGCGGCGCCGTGGAAAAACACATCAGCTCCATCTTTTCCAAATTGAGCCTGCAACAAACACCCACCGACCACCGACGCGTCCTGGCCGTGCTGCAATTCCTGCAGAACCGCCGCCAGCCGGGCCGGACCTAA
- a CDS encoding C40 family peptidase, whose product MAVICTFLASSGFVAAGYADTSSADAAAALSPQNFSRISSSYDAAAAISFAPVAVGGVGEKISFDKMFLQARKPAAQQILDLTDPNGNTPHLARGFTAMRGNIPEVSVDEISQVRAEILTAAYQGLGHPYVWGGTSFYNGWDCSGFVQWAYAQAGVALPRTEQWAPMIETNSPQPGDIVVQNPDGPNHWSHIGIYIGNGKMISALNPSVGTIMHAPSDTSSSSTYFTIPAFASADEQAKADAAAKKADKGKSSASATATPTKSVAATPTPTKSVTPTAPATPAPTKPTEPGTTKPATPKPPVTTPPTTLPPTTVPTTPPTPKPTVATQPATTAPATTAPDPTTPATTTEAAKTSAPSETPTPSSAPPASSSPILRPSDVGTAAESQAADPTAAQTAAARSTGTEPPTAPSP is encoded by the coding sequence ATGGCAGTCATTTGCACATTCTTGGCGTCCAGTGGATTTGTTGCGGCCGGCTATGCCGACACCTCCTCAGCCGATGCGGCTGCCGCCTTAAGCCCGCAAAACTTCAGCCGCATTTCCAGCAGCTACGACGCGGCAGCTGCCATCAGTTTTGCCCCTGTCGCCGTCGGAGGTGTCGGCGAGAAAATATCCTTTGACAAGATGTTCCTCCAGGCGAGGAAACCCGCCGCACAACAAATCTTGGACCTGACCGACCCCAACGGCAACACCCCACATCTGGCCCGCGGCTTCACAGCCATGCGGGGGAACATTCCGGAAGTCTCCGTGGACGAGATTTCTCAGGTCCGCGCGGAAATATTGACGGCCGCCTATCAGGGCTTGGGCCACCCGTATGTGTGGGGCGGCACCAGTTTTTACAATGGCTGGGACTGTTCTGGATTTGTGCAGTGGGCTTATGCCCAGGCCGGCGTCGCGCTGCCACGCACCGAGCAGTGGGCGCCCATGATCGAAACCAACAGTCCCCAGCCCGGCGATATCGTGGTGCAAAACCCGGACGGCCCCAACCACTGGTCGCACATCGGCATTTACATTGGCAACGGCAAGATGATCAGTGCGCTGAACCCATCCGTGGGCACCATCATGCATGCCCCCTCAGACACCAGCAGCTCATCCACCTACTTCACCATTCCGGCCTTCGCCTCCGCTGATGAACAAGCCAAGGCTGACGCTGCCGCGAAGAAGGCGGACAAGGGGAAATCGAGCGCAAGTGCCACAGCGACGCCAACGAAGTCCGTGGCGGCGACGCCAACACCCACGAAGTCCGTGACCCCCACGGCTCCGGCAACGCCTGCACCCACCAAGCCGACGGAGCCTGGCACAACAAAACCTGCAACCCCAAAGCCGCCGGTCACTACGCCTCCAACGACCCTGCCGCCCACAACGGTGCCTACAACGCCGCCCACTCCGAAACCGACCGTGGCGACCCAGCCCGCAACCACCGCTCCGGCAACGACAGCACCTGACCCTACTACGCCTGCAACCACCACTGAAGCAGCCAAAACCAGTGCGCCAAGCGAAACGCCAACCCCCTCCAGCGCCCCGCCCGCCTCGAGTAGCCCGATTCTGAGGCCCTCGGATGTCGGTACCGCGGCGGAGTCACAGGCAGCTGACCCAACAGCTGCCCAAACCGCGGCTGCCCGATCCACAGGAACCGAACCCCCAACAGCGCCGTCTCCCTAA
- a CDS encoding response regulator transcription factor, with protein sequence MGEIRILLVDDHPVVRAGLRAMLTEFEGFVVVAEAPEGAAAVREVQRLQTLGEPVDVVLMDLQMGDGMDGVAATKALKDLPDAPPVLILTTYDTDADILAAVEAGASGYMLKDAPPEQIRSAVQSAAAGQTALAPEVAARLLGRIRNPAPVLSAREVELVELLATGMSNKAIAKQLFISEATVKTHLVHIYDKLGVDNRTAAISVAVSRRIIRGAG encoded by the coding sequence ATGGGTGAAATCCGTATTCTATTGGTCGATGACCATCCGGTGGTGCGCGCGGGTTTGCGGGCCATGCTCACCGAATTTGAGGGATTTGTTGTGGTTGCGGAGGCACCGGAGGGGGCTGCTGCCGTCAGGGAAGTGCAGCGGCTGCAGACCTTGGGTGAGCCGGTTGATGTGGTGCTCATGGACCTGCAGATGGGCGACGGGATGGACGGGGTCGCCGCCACGAAGGCACTGAAGGATTTGCCGGACGCGCCGCCGGTGCTGATCCTGACCACGTACGACACCGACGCGGACATCCTGGCTGCGGTTGAGGCCGGTGCCAGCGGCTATATGCTCAAGGATGCGCCGCCGGAACAGATCCGCAGCGCCGTGCAATCGGCCGCAGCCGGCCAGACGGCGTTGGCGCCCGAGGTGGCGGCGCGGCTCCTGGGACGGATTCGCAACCCTGCTCCGGTGCTGTCGGCACGCGAAGTGGAATTGGTGGAATTGCTGGCGACGGGGATGAGTAACAAGGCGATTGCCAAGCAGTTGTTCATTTCCGAGGCGACCGTGAAGACCCACCTGGTGCACATTTACGACAAGCTGGGCGTGGACAACAGGACTGCGGCAATTTCCGTGGCGGTATCACGACGAATTATCCGCGGCGCCGGATAG
- a CDS encoding sensor histidine kinase — MYAVDAPPVTSAAILRFLRVTLHVGFAVLLAVGIVRLLMEPIGRPGRYLFLVLSLVLAATYVVGTVAEKRFSTGSLQRNPRRWAVLWLALITVMWAVLMFGSVEFSWLVFPLFFLHLHLLPRWAGITMVLLMTAGVVFAQWLSSGSDFPPLPVVVGPVFGMAFSVATSKAYRLLYQEGEIQRQAADELRRTRAALAATQHESGVLAERARLAREIHDTLAQGFSSIILVSRAARRSLASGDLESTGESLAMVEATAAENLAEARNFVRGLTSPALAETSLVESLSRLCTQTQREAATRGGSLRCSFRLDGEPIDLPQPYKVTLLRAAQASLANVWLHAKASSAVVSLAFLGTEVTLDVYDDGRGFEPEKLADTVAGRADGSGFGLRSLRERVEAQGGTLAIESAPGEGTVVAIRLPLDESLRALQGDRNG, encoded by the coding sequence ATGTATGCCGTGGATGCCCCGCCAGTAACGAGTGCCGCGATCCTGCGTTTTTTGCGTGTCACCTTGCATGTTGGCTTCGCCGTGCTGCTCGCCGTGGGCATCGTCCGCCTCCTGATGGAACCCATTGGGCGGCCGGGCCGCTACCTCTTCTTGGTGTTGTCGCTGGTGCTGGCGGCGACGTATGTGGTGGGCACCGTGGCGGAAAAGCGTTTTTCAACGGGCTCCCTGCAGCGGAATCCCCGGCGCTGGGCCGTCCTGTGGCTCGCCCTGATCACCGTGATGTGGGCCGTGCTGATGTTTGGCTCGGTGGAGTTTTCCTGGCTCGTGTTCCCGCTCTTCTTCCTGCACCTGCACCTTTTGCCGCGCTGGGCTGGCATCACCATGGTTTTGCTCATGACGGCCGGCGTGGTGTTTGCGCAATGGTTGTCCAGCGGGTCAGACTTTCCGCCCCTGCCGGTTGTGGTGGGTCCGGTTTTTGGGATGGCGTTTTCGGTGGCCACTTCCAAGGCGTACCGGCTGCTGTACCAGGAGGGTGAAATCCAGCGCCAGGCCGCCGACGAGCTTCGCCGCACCCGTGCTGCACTTGCCGCCACACAGCACGAATCCGGTGTGCTGGCGGAACGTGCCCGGCTGGCGCGGGAAATCCACGACACCTTGGCGCAGGGGTTCTCCTCGATTATTTTGGTCTCCCGGGCGGCCCGACGCAGTTTGGCATCGGGAGATCTGGAATCCACCGGCGAGAGTCTTGCCATGGTGGAGGCCACCGCCGCCGAAAATCTGGCCGAGGCCCGCAATTTTGTGCGCGGCCTGACCTCCCCGGCGCTTGCCGAAACATCCCTCGTAGAGTCCCTGTCCCGGCTGTGCACCCAGACGCAGAGGGAGGCTGCCACCCGGGGCGGCTCGCTCAGGTGCAGTTTCCGGCTCGACGGTGAGCCCATAGACCTGCCGCAGCCGTACAAGGTGACCTTGCTGCGCGCCGCCCAGGCGAGTCTCGCCAATGTCTGGCTGCACGCAAAAGCCTCGTCCGCCGTCGTAAGTTTGGCATTTCTGGGCACCGAGGTGACCCTTGACGTATACGACGACGGACGCGGCTTTGAGCCCGAAAAGCTTGCTGACACGGTGGCCGGGCGGGCGGATGGGAGCGGTTTTGGGTTGCGTTCACTGCGTGAGAGGGTGGAGGCGCAAGGCGGGACGCTGGCCATTGAGTCGGCGCCGGGTGAGGGGACGGTGGTGGCCATCCGGCTGCCATTGGATGAAAGTTTGAGAGCTTTGCAGGGGGATCGCAATGGGTGA
- a CDS encoding ABC transporter permease, with translation MFLAIRDIRFAKGRFALMGAVVALISLLLVLLSGLTAGLGNQSTSAVAALGEAADAPVSQIVFGAPANNEPKVSFTESQVTAEQAESWAGVPGVASAVPMGVSQSRFQGAGDSQGITNVAVFGVGNPAEGGSAADAGIAPSAISDTTVVIGEGVAKELSLATGDAVTIAGTELKVGGIVPDQWYSHSSVVWTTLPTWTKIAHLSDPDQLATLLAVTYEKGATVDADAANAAAGTISTTRSGSFAGLGGYKSENGSLMMMQAFLYGISALVIVAFLTVWTVQRTRDIAVLKAMGASGSYLLRDALTQAALVLLAGAGIGGLVGIVGGFFAAQAAPFLLTPATTLLPMAGIVALGLAGAALAVRKVTRVDAMIALGGN, from the coding sequence ATGTTCCTCGCCATCCGAGACATCCGCTTTGCCAAAGGACGGTTTGCCCTCATGGGCGCAGTCGTGGCACTGATCAGCCTGCTGCTCGTGCTGCTCTCCGGCCTCACCGCCGGCCTCGGTAACCAGTCCACCTCCGCCGTCGCGGCGTTGGGCGAAGCCGCAGATGCTCCCGTCAGCCAAATAGTGTTCGGCGCCCCGGCGAATAACGAACCCAAGGTTTCCTTCACCGAAAGCCAGGTGACGGCAGAACAGGCCGAATCCTGGGCTGGCGTGCCCGGGGTTGCCTCGGCCGTCCCGATGGGCGTGAGCCAGAGCCGCTTCCAGGGTGCCGGCGACAGCCAGGGCATCACCAACGTCGCAGTCTTTGGCGTTGGCAACCCGGCTGAGGGCGGGTCGGCCGCAGACGCCGGGATCGCGCCGTCGGCCATCAGTGACACAACAGTGGTCATCGGTGAAGGCGTTGCCAAGGAACTCTCACTCGCCACCGGCGATGCCGTGACCATTGCAGGAACCGAACTTAAAGTTGGCGGGATTGTCCCCGACCAGTGGTACTCACACAGCTCGGTCGTTTGGACCACGTTGCCTACATGGACAAAGATTGCCCACCTGAGCGACCCGGACCAACTGGCCACACTGCTCGCCGTGACGTACGAAAAGGGTGCCACAGTGGACGCCGACGCCGCCAATGCCGCAGCCGGCACCATCAGCACCACCCGCAGCGGATCCTTCGCCGGACTCGGTGGCTACAAGAGCGAAAACGGTTCACTCATGATGATGCAGGCCTTCCTGTATGGCATCTCTGCACTCGTGATCGTGGCGTTCCTGACCGTCTGGACCGTCCAGCGCACCCGCGACATTGCCGTATTGAAGGCTATGGGCGCCTCAGGCAGCTACCTGCTGCGCGACGCACTGACCCAGGCAGCCCTGGTGCTGTTGGCCGGTGCGGGAATTGGCGGGCTGGTGGGCATTGTTGGCGGTTTCTTCGCTGCCCAAGCCGCGCCATTCCTGCTGACCCCCGCAACCACCCTGCTGCCCATGGCGGGCATCGTGGCCTTGGGCCTGGCCGGCGCCGCCCTGGCGGTCCGCAAGGTCACCCGCGTGGACGCGATGATCGCCCTCGGCGGCAACTGA
- a CDS encoding ABC transporter ATP-binding protein, producing the protein MTALNLVNVTLEYPDGEGTMTALDTVNLTVHPGQFISLVGPSGSGKSSLLAVAATLIKPTSGLVLIDGVDATGLSEKELAELRRDKVGIIFQQPNLLASLTAAEQLIITDHLRGKSLKAAGVRAAELLDLVGLTDCANKRPHQLSGGQRQRVNIARALMAQPKVLLVDEPTAALDHSRSDSIVRLLRKVSDEFNVATVMVTHDTEFVPLTDAVATMRDGVLTAPVPAEAGVGAR; encoded by the coding sequence ATGACTGCATTGAATCTCGTCAACGTCACCCTTGAATACCCGGATGGCGAAGGCACCATGACGGCGCTGGACACCGTGAATCTCACCGTTCACCCCGGCCAGTTCATCTCGCTGGTGGGGCCTTCGGGTTCCGGCAAGTCGAGCCTGCTGGCGGTTGCTGCAACGCTCATCAAGCCCACCAGCGGACTGGTGTTGATCGACGGCGTCGACGCCACCGGGCTCAGCGAAAAAGAGCTGGCCGAACTGCGCCGGGACAAGGTGGGGATCATCTTTCAGCAGCCCAACCTGCTGGCATCCCTAACAGCTGCCGAGCAGCTCATCATCACCGATCATCTGCGCGGCAAGTCGCTGAAGGCTGCAGGGGTCCGGGCGGCCGAACTGCTGGACCTGGTGGGCCTGACCGATTGCGCCAACAAGCGTCCGCACCAGCTTTCCGGTGGCCAGCGCCAGCGCGTGAACATTGCCCGCGCACTCATGGCGCAGCCAAAAGTGCTGTTGGTGGATGAGCCCACGGCAGCGCTTGACCACTCACGCAGCGATTCGATCGTGCGTCTGTTGCGCAAGGTCAGCGACGAGTTCAACGTCGCCACCGTCATGGTCACCCACGACACCGAATTCGTGCCGCTCACCGATGCTGTCGCCACCATGCGCGACGGCGTCCTGACGGCACCTGTTCCGGCCGAGGCCGGCGTGGGCGCACGCTAG
- a CDS encoding META domain-containing protein produces MKRLAALAGSLLLALTISSCGAATGPVGTWGDGYNTDKKPYLELALAADQDPSFEKAGFINGSDGCNRLSGQWFLTEGELTFQNLGGTLMACKGVDTWLSKAAGGHLDGDVLTVTDAAGAALGTLDRRN; encoded by the coding sequence ATGAAACGCCTCGCAGCCCTTGCCGGCAGCCTTCTCCTTGCTTTGACCATCTCTTCCTGCGGTGCCGCAACCGGCCCCGTCGGCACCTGGGGCGATGGTTACAACACCGACAAGAAGCCGTATCTTGAGCTTGCCCTGGCCGCCGACCAGGACCCGTCCTTTGAAAAGGCCGGCTTCATCAACGGCAGCGATGGCTGCAACCGCCTCTCCGGCCAGTGGTTCCTCACCGAGGGTGAACTGACCTTCCAGAACCTTGGCGGCACGTTGATGGCCTGCAAGGGCGTTGACACCTGGCTGTCAAAGGCTGCCGGCGGCCATCTGGACGGCGACGTCCTGACTGTCACCGACGCTGCCGGAGCGGCCCTGGGCACCCTGGACCGCCGCAACTAG